GGGAAGTTGTATGCTGATACCGTTTTTCAGGTAGGGCAGCATATTGGTATATTTCCAGTCCTCTGTTTTTACGGTAGGAAAGCCCAGTTCCCGGAATCGCTGAAAGGCGGCCCGGCGGGTTTCCGGTAACAGTGCACTGCCGATCTGCTCTTCAAACAGTTCCGGCAGGCTGTCGAATAATGATATGTTCGTGGCGATGGTCGTCATGTTGTTATTGTACAGGTTCTTCTAAACGGATGTCGGCTTTCAGCCAGTCGTATCCTTTTTCTTCGAGCTCCAGGGCGAGTTCTTTCGTCCCTGATTTCACGATGCGGCCGTTGTACAGAACGTGCACATAATCCGGAACGATGTATTCCAGCAGGCGTTGGTAGTGGGTGATGATCACAAAAGCGTTGTCTTTCGTGCGCAGTTTGTTCACGCCGGCGGAAACGATGCGGAGGGCATCGATATCCAGCCCGGAATCCGTTTCATCCATGATCGCCAGTTTCGGGTCGAGCATGGCCATCTGGAAGATGTCGTTGCGTTTCTTTTCCCCACCGGAGAAACCTTCGTTAAGGGAGCGGTTCATCAGATTGGCATCGAACTCCATCAGTTTCTGTTTTTGTTTCAGCATGTCCAGGAACGCTTTCGCAGGCATGGGGGGCTGGCCGTGGTGAGCGCGGATCTCGTTCACGGCTGTTTTGAGGAAGTTGATGTTGGAAACACCGGGTATTTCTACGGGATACTGGAAAGCGAGGAACAGTCCTTCACGGGCGCGTACTTCGGGGTTCATCTCCAGCAGGTCTTTCCCCTCGAATTCCACAGATCCTTCGGTTACTTCATAAGCTTCCCTTCCGGCCAGTACGGAGGCCAGGGAACTTTTACCGGAGCCGTTGGGCCCCATGATGGCGTGCACTTCACCCGCTTTCACATTCAGATTAATGCCTTTCAGTATAGCATTGCCTTCTACTGCAGCATGCAGATTCTTGATATTGAGCATTTCTTTTACTTTTATGTTATCCTACACTACCTTCCAGGGTAATGGATAATAATTTTTGCGCTTCCACGGCAAACTCCATGGGAAGCTGGTTAAGAACTTCTTTTGCGTATCCGTTCACGATCATGTTCACTGCCTGTTCGCTGTCAATTCCGCGTTGATTCAGATAGAACACCTGGTCTTCCCCGATCTTGGAGGTGGTGGCTTCGTGTTCTACCATGGCTGTATTGTTCCTGGATTCGATGTACGGGAATGTGTGCGCGCCGCAGCGGTCGCCGATCAGCAGGGAATCGCATTGTGTGAAGTTCCTTGCGTTGGAGGCATTCGGGCCGATCTTTACCAGTCCCCGGTAAGTATTCTGGCCGTGTATGGCGGAAATACCTTTGGAGATGATGCGGCTTTTGGTGTTTTTGCCGATATGCACCATCTTGGTGCCGGTATCTGCTACCTGTCTCTTGGAGGTCACCGCCACGGAGTAAAATTCCCCGATGGAATGGTCACCCTGCAGGATCACGCCGGGATATTTCCAGGTGATGGCGGAGCCGGTTTCCACCTGCGTCCAGGATATTTTGGAATGGTGGCCTTTACAAATGCCACGCTTGGTCACGAAATTGTAGATGCCGCCTTTACCGTCCTTGTCACCGGGATACCAGTTCTGTACGGTAGAGTATTTGATCTCGGCATTGTCCAGCGCTATCAGTTCCACCACAGCGGCGTGAAGCTGGTTCTCATCGCGCATCGGTGCGGTGCAGCCTTCCAGGTAGCTCACATAGCTGCCTTCATCCGCGATGATGAGGGTGCGTTCGAACTGGCCGGTGTTTTTGGCGTTGATACGGAAGTAGGTGGACAGTTCCATGGGGCAGCGGACGCCTTTCGGGATATATACAAAGGAGCCGTCCGAGAATACCGCGCAGTTAAGGGCTGCATAGATATTGTCGGACTGCGGAACAACGGAGCCGAGGTATTTCTTCACCAGTTCCGGATGGTCCTGCACGGCTTCGCCGAAGGAACAGAAGATGATGCCCAGCTCATTCAGCTGTTTTTTGAAGGTGGTGGCTACGGAGATGCTGTCAAATACCGCATCCACGGCTACACCGGAGAGCATTTTTTGTTCTTCCAGGGGGATGCCCAGCTTTTCGAAGGTACGGAGCAGCTCGGGGTCCACTTCATCGAGACTTTCGTACTTTATCTGGTTTTTGGGAGCGGCGTAATAGGAAACACCCTGGAAATCAACATCGGGAAGTTTGAAGTTCTGCCAGGTGGGCATGGCCAGCTTTTTGAAGAGCTGGTAGCCTTTGAGGCGCCATTCCAGCATCCATTCGGGCTCGTTTTTCTTCGCGGAGATGAACCGGACCGTTTCCTCATTCAGGCCCGGGGGCGCAATATCCATTTCTATCTGCGTCTCAAAGCCAAACTCGTACTCGCGGCCAGCCAGTTCCTGTAATATGTCTTGTTCTGCACTCATGATATATTTTTCTTCTCTATCAGTTTGTCAATTTGTCAACGACCGTTCCTGACCATGCCGTCCGGATCGCCTATCTCTATTTATTGCCGTATTTGCAAAGGGTTGGTAGTACAAAGATAGTACGTCAGGAGCGGTAAATTGTCAATGGTCTCCGGTAATTTCCGTCATGGTAATAAATACGATGATTAAAATTCGCCACAAAGTTACGATATTTGCCAATAAAGCAAGTAAAAACTTGGAAAATTACAAGGCACATATTACTTCATCTACGGATCGTCTTTTATTGTTGTTGAAGACGAAGGGGCCTTTGGCTACGGGCGTTATAGCGCAGGAGCTGGGGATCACGGGGGAAGGTGCGCGTCAGCAGTTGCAGCGGCTGGCGGAGGAGGGCTGGGTGCAGTTTGAGTCGATTTCCAGGGGAGTAGGGAGGCCGTCGCTCGTGTGGAGCCTGTCCGGCCGCGGGAACCGCCGTTTTCCCGACACGCATGCCGAATTGACGGTACAGCTGATCAACACCATCCGGGATGTGCTGGGAGACGAGGCGCTGGAGAATGTGATCACCGCCCGGGAGCATAAAGCCTTGCTTAGATATTACGATATTCTTGTATTGGAAGACGGTTTGGAGGCGAAAGTGGCGCGTTTTGCGGCCCTGCGTTCTTCGGACGGTTATCTGGCCGAGTGGCAGAAGGACGGGGAGGGGTATCTGCTGATCGAGAATCATTGCCCGATCTGCGCCGCCGCCAATGCCTGTCACGATATCTGTAAAGTGGAATTGCAGACCTTTCAGCAGATATTCAAAGCCTGGGCTACGGTGGAGCGGCTGGACCATGTGATCGAAGGGGCGCGGCATTGCGCGTACCGGATCATGCCGGTTTGAGCGTTAAGTTAAAACATCTTCCCCCAAAAAATAAACCTGTAAATTGGCGTTATCCATCACTAAACTGGCTTGACTCCTCCTATGCGATCATTTTTACTCCCTTTCTGCCTCGTTATGCTATTATGCGGATATGCCATATCTGCCGTATCGCAAAGCACAGCAAAGGCTGAGCAGGCGGATAGCGACAATCCCCTGTTGTCGGCTATAGACAGCCTTGTGGAAAGCACGGTAAGGCCCTACATCCAGCAGTCTCATACAGCAGGGTTGAGCGTGGCGGTCATACGGAAGGATGCGGTTTACCGGTATAACTACGGCGAGGTCCGCAAGGGCAACGGTATGCTTCCCGATCCCGCATCCACGATATACGAGATCGGTTCCATTTCCAAAACATTTACGGCGCTGTTGCTGGCCAGGGAAGTGATCGATGGAAGGATGCGGCTGGATGACCCTGTTTCCGGTTATCTTCCGGATTCCATCCCTGATCTGCATTACGAAGGCAATGCCGTTACCTTGCAGCATCTTTCCAACCATACTTCCGGACTGCCCCGTCTTCCGGATGATTTTTTCAGCGGGATGATCAATTTTGCTGATCCCTATCTGCATTATGATGATGCCCGGCTTTACGGCTTCCTGATGTATTACAAACCCTCCGTGATACCGGGGACCCATTATGCCTATTCCAACTATGGCGGCGGGTTGTTGGGTAATCTTCTTGCCCGCAGGGCAAACCGCACTTATGAAGAATTGATAGTGGACATCATCTGCCGTCCACTGGGAATGAACCATACGCGCATCACCTTGACCAAAGCGGATAGCGCCGGCATTGCACAGGGATATAATGAAAAAGGACTGCCCGCTTCCCCCTGGCACTTCCCTTCCATGCCGGGCACCGGCGCCATCCGGTCAACTTTGAACGATATGATCAGCTATGCCCTTGCGCAAATGGGCAGGCATGCCGGTTCGCTTGAAGCGGCCATTTTGTTGACGCAACAGACCACTTTTCAGCAAGGGGACTTAGCCCTGGGCCTCGGCTGGCACATCGGCGGAACGGAAGATAGCCGCTACTGGCACCATACCGGCGGCACGGGCGGTTTCCGCTCTTTCTTGGCTTTTGACAAAAACAGGGATATGGGCGTGGTGATATTGTCGAATTCAACCGAAGATGTTTCGGGCATGGGCGTGCGCCTATTAAAGGATGCGTTTCGTTATTTTTAGCTATCACCGAAATCAGTCCTTGGTATGGGCGTGCACCTATTAAAAGATGCGTTTCGTTATTTTTAGCTATCACCAAAATCAGTCCTGGGTATGGGCGCTTACTGAAGGATGCGTGCTGCTTTTGACCCGGCAGCGCGATGCAGCAGGTGCTATTTCAATTTTCTTTCCTGCGCAGTGATCGGCAGATCATTGATGCTGGCAAACCGCTTTTTCATATAACCGTTTTCATCGAATTCCCAGTTCTCATTTCCATATGAGCGAAACCACTGCCCGCTTTTATCATGCCACTCATACTCGAACCGTACGGCAATCTTGTTGTCCGTAAAGGCCCATAGCTCCTTTTTGAGCTTATAATCCAGTTCCTTTTGCCATTTAGCGGTGAGAAATTGTTTTACTTCCTCCCGTCCATTGATGAAAAGATCGCGGTTCCGCCATTCCGTATCAATGGTATAAGCCAGGGCTATTTTTTCGGGATTTTGGGTATTCCAGGCGTCTTCGGCCATTTGTACCTTCAGGCTCGCCGTTTCCCGGTCGAACGGCGGCAGTGGAAATTTCTGTTCCATATGATCAGCGTATTAATTTATGTACGATCGATTTAGCTTTTTTTACCGGCCACTGGCTTCTGAAAAGTTGACTTTCGACAATGGCGCTCTCAAACAGCAGATAAACATGGTCCGCCAGCGGAGCATCCTCCAGGAGAAGGGTGAAATGTTCCCGCAGTTCGTTCTTGTGACGCTGCATGATAAGCAGTATCGCCGTTTTTTCAGCAGGGATCTCGGACAGGAGGTTCAGAAAACTGCATCCTCTGAAATCTTCCGTTTCATTCATCAACTCCAGAAAATCGAAAGCGGCCAGCACCTTTGTCTTCGCCGTTCTGCTCTTTGCAGTGAATTCCCCGAGCCTGGCAAACCAGACGTCATGCCGCTTATTCAAAAAGGCCGCGCACAACTCGTCTTTCGACTTGAAATGCTGGTAGAAGCTGGCCTTTGCAACATTGGATTCGGCTATGATCTGGTTGATCCCCGTAGAATTATAGCCCTGTTTGTGAAAAAGCGCCAGCGCGGTATCCAGTATCCTTTCTCTTGGTTGCATAGCGGAATGGGTTTATGATGCAAATGTAGGAGATTTTATTGAAAGTAGACAGACTTGTCTGTTCATTGCGCAACTCGAGTGAATTTATCCAGTTCCGGAAAAAGCAGGCTTTCGGGCCGTACCCCTGAAACTTTTTGCGCACCGGGTCGTCTTGCTGAAAACACCCAACATGAAGCCGCTTACCATCTTGCTTTTTGCTTTACTGACCATTTCAGCTTACGGACAAGACAAGTACAGTTCTGCCCACTTCACCAGGCTGACTTTGCTCGAAGGAACAGATTATGTGATGGCCGCGATCGACAATGTAGAGAAGATGTTCGCTATGAGCAGCAAAAGCCTTTTGTTCATCAACACCCGGAACGGGCAATCGAAACAGGTTGATTTCCCTGAAGACGCTTTCATAAAGAAGATCGAACAGATCAGGATAGACAGCTTGCAGATCAACCGGGTGATCGTTGTGGCCAATACCGTTAATCTTGACAACAGTAAAAACATCGACTGGAAAGATCCCGGCCAGATCATTATGCTTTCCACGGATGGACAGGAAAAGGTGCAGCTGACGGAAGACCGTTTTTTTGTGCGGACCTGGATCGTTAATCCTCAAACAGGAGGGCTTGTGGTTACAGGGGATTATGACTCGAACAATAATGGCAAATACGACAGGACGGATAAGCCTGAAGTATTGCTTTTTGATCTGAAGACCCTGAAGCTGATATCAAAGATATCAGCAGGAAAATGAAAAAGTGGTCTTTTAAACAAAGCAAAATCGGCCTTTAAAACAAAGTCGGGGGTTTTTGCGCGCTTTACTTTTGTTCCAACAAAAACAAATCAAAAAATGGAACAACACAATTACCAGGGAGCGCTGCAGCAACCGCTGAACTCCGGTTTTAACGCCAAGTCCACAGCAAGCGATGTTATCAAAGGCATAGACCTCACCGGAAAGGTGGCGATCGTCACGGGCGGCAACGCGGGCATTGGCCTGGAAACCGTCAAAACCCTGGCTGCCGCGGGCGCTACGTTGGTGATACCGGCACGGGATATTGAAAAGGCGGCACGGAACCTGGCGGGTATCGCCAATGTGGAACTGGCGGCTATGGACCTGATGGACCCGGCGTCCATTGACGCATTCGCGCAGCAATTCCTGTCATCGGCCAGGCCGCTTCACCTGCTGATCAACAACGCAGGCATCATGTGGGTGCCGCTGCGGCGGGACAATCGCGGTATCGAATCACAACTGGCCACCAATTACCTCGCACAATTCCACCTGACAGCAAGATTATGGCCTGCCCTCAAAAAAGCCAATGGCGCCAGGGTAGTCAATGTATCCTCTTCAGGGCATCATATGTCCCCGTTCAATTTCGATGATCCTCAGTTCCTGCATCGCGAATACCAGACCTTACAGGCTTACGGGCAATCAAAGACCGCCAGCAACCTGTTTGCATTGGAGCTGGACAATGCGGCCAAAGCATTTAACGTCAGGGCATATTCCTTACATCCCGGCTCTATCGGGGGGACCGAATTAGCCCGGGAAGCACCGGTAGAATTGTTTCAGCAGATGGGTATCTGTGATGCCGAAGGCAATATTTTACCGGAGGTGGCGGCA
This genomic stretch from Chitinophaga sp. XS-30 harbors:
- the sufC gene encoding Fe-S cluster assembly ATPase SufC, with the protein product MLNIKNLHAAVEGNAILKGINLNVKAGEVHAIMGPNGSGKSSLASVLAGREAYEVTEGSVEFEGKDLLEMNPEVRAREGLFLAFQYPVEIPGVSNINFLKTAVNEIRAHHGQPPMPAKAFLDMLKQKQKLMEFDANLMNRSLNEGFSGGEKKRNDIFQMAMLDPKLAIMDETDSGLDIDALRIVSAGVNKLRTKDNAFVIITHYQRLLEYIVPDYVHVLYNGRIVKSGTKELALELEEKGYDWLKADIRLEEPVQ
- the sufB gene encoding Fe-S cluster assembly protein SufB, which produces MSAEQDILQELAGREYEFGFETQIEMDIAPPGLNEETVRFISAKKNEPEWMLEWRLKGYQLFKKLAMPTWQNFKLPDVDFQGVSYYAAPKNQIKYESLDEVDPELLRTFEKLGIPLEEQKMLSGVAVDAVFDSISVATTFKKQLNELGIIFCSFGEAVQDHPELVKKYLGSVVPQSDNIYAALNCAVFSDGSFVYIPKGVRCPMELSTYFRINAKNTGQFERTLIIADEGSYVSYLEGCTAPMRDENQLHAAVVELIALDNAEIKYSTVQNWYPGDKDGKGGIYNFVTKRGICKGHHSKISWTQVETGSAITWKYPGVILQGDHSIGEFYSVAVTSKRQVADTGTKMVHIGKNTKSRIISKGISAIHGQNTYRGLVKIGPNASNARNFTQCDSLLIGDRCGAHTFPYIESRNNTAMVEHEATTSKIGEDQVFYLNQRGIDSEQAVNMIVNGYAKEVLNQLPMEFAVEAQKLLSITLEGSVG
- a CDS encoding metalloregulator ArsR/SmtB family transcription factor; translation: MENYKAHITSSTDRLLLLLKTKGPLATGVIAQELGITGEGARQQLQRLAEEGWVQFESISRGVGRPSLVWSLSGRGNRRFPDTHAELTVQLINTIRDVLGDEALENVITAREHKALLRYYDILVLEDGLEAKVARFAALRSSDGYLAEWQKDGEGYLLIENHCPICAAANACHDICKVELQTFQQIFKAWATVERLDHVIEGARHCAYRIMPV
- a CDS encoding serine hydrolase — encoded protein: MRSFLLPFCLVMLLCGYAISAVSQSTAKAEQADSDNPLLSAIDSLVESTVRPYIQQSHTAGLSVAVIRKDAVYRYNYGEVRKGNGMLPDPASTIYEIGSISKTFTALLLAREVIDGRMRLDDPVSGYLPDSIPDLHYEGNAVTLQHLSNHTSGLPRLPDDFFSGMINFADPYLHYDDARLYGFLMYYKPSVIPGTHYAYSNYGGGLLGNLLARRANRTYEELIVDIICRPLGMNHTRITLTKADSAGIAQGYNEKGLPASPWHFPSMPGTGAIRSTLNDMISYALAQMGRHAGSLEAAILLTQQTTFQQGDLALGLGWHIGGTEDSRYWHHTGGTGGFRSFLAFDKNRDMGVVILSNSTEDVSGMGVRLLKDAFRYF
- a CDS encoding nuclear transport factor 2 family protein, whose translation is MEQKFPLPPFDRETASLKVQMAEDAWNTQNPEKIALAYTIDTEWRNRDLFINGREEVKQFLTAKWQKELDYKLKKELWAFTDNKIAVRFEYEWHDKSGQWFRSYGNENWEFDENGYMKKRFASINDLPITAQERKLK
- a CDS encoding TetR/AcrR family transcriptional regulator — its product is MQPRERILDTALALFHKQGYNSTGINQIIAESNVAKASFYQHFKSKDELCAAFLNKRHDVWFARLGEFTAKSRTAKTKVLAAFDFLELMNETEDFRGCSFLNLLSEIPAEKTAILLIMQRHKNELREHFTLLLEDAPLADHVYLLFESAIVESQLFRSQWPVKKAKSIVHKLIR
- a CDS encoding SDR family NAD(P)-dependent oxidoreductase — its product is MEQHNYQGALQQPLNSGFNAKSTASDVIKGIDLTGKVAIVTGGNAGIGLETVKTLAAAGATLVIPARDIEKAARNLAGIANVELAAMDLMDPASIDAFAQQFLSSARPLHLLINNAGIMWVPLRRDNRGIESQLATNYLAQFHLTARLWPALKKANGARVVNVSSSGHHMSPFNFDDPQFLHREYQTLQAYGQSKTASNLFALELDNAAKAFNVRAYSLHPGSIGGTELAREAPVELFQQMGICDAEGNILPEVAAGLKTIPQGAATTVWCATSRQLDHIGGVYCEDADVAELVSGSTSGTIGAGGVQPYSLDRDSAKKLWKLSEELTGLKFVVH